In one Mucilaginibacter sp. PAMB04168 genomic region, the following are encoded:
- a CDS encoding VOC family protein yields the protein MKMRVARHTANLQPLIHFYHHVLGLEILGRFDGHDGYDGIFLGLANNNWHLEFTVSDNLPQHQPDEDYLLVFYPETEHAYNELRTKFAQHNISPVRAKNSYWNSDGVTYTDQDDYRMVIARARE from the coding sequence ATGAAAATGCGGGTGGCGCGGCATACGGCCAACCTGCAGCCCCTCATACACTTTTATCACCATGTGCTTGGCTTGGAAATACTGGGCCGGTTTGATGGGCATGATGGTTATGATGGCATATTTTTAGGATTAGCCAACAACAACTGGCACCTCGAGTTTACTGTGTCTGATAACTTACCCCAGCATCAGCCCGATGAGGATTATCTGTTGGTATTTTATCCGGAAACCGAGCACGCTTATAATGAACTTAGAACAAAGTTTGCTCAACATAACATTTCTCCGGTGAGGGCAAAGAATTCTTACTGGAACAGCGATGGAGTAACCTATACAGACCAGGATGATTACCGCATGGTGATTGCTCGGGCTCGAGAGTAA
- a CDS encoding pyridoxine 5'-phosphate synthase, translating into MIRLSVNVNKVATLRNSRGGNNPDLIQVAKDCERFGAQGITVHPRPDERHIRYDDVYALKETVTTEFNIEGNCEEKKFVDLVLAVKPHQVTLVPDALNQLTSNHGWDTITHKRYLQDMVKCFKDEGIRVSLFVDPITDMVEAAAETGTDRIELYTEAYASHYHQGIELAAAPYVQAGEMAQKVGLGLNAGHDLDLKNLKYFAQHIPGLREVSIGHALICDSLYYGLENTIQMYLQRLAV; encoded by the coding sequence ATGATTCGCCTTTCTGTTAATGTAAACAAAGTAGCCACGTTGCGTAATTCGCGCGGTGGTAATAATCCCGATCTCATTCAGGTAGCAAAAGACTGTGAACGTTTTGGAGCGCAGGGTATAACCGTGCATCCGCGACCCGATGAGCGGCATATACGTTACGACGATGTATATGCGCTTAAAGAAACCGTAACCACTGAGTTTAATATTGAAGGCAACTGTGAGGAAAAGAAATTTGTTGACCTGGTACTGGCGGTAAAGCCTCACCAGGTTACCCTGGTGCCCGATGCGCTTAACCAGCTTACCTCAAACCATGGCTGGGATACCATTACCCACAAGCGCTACCTGCAGGATATGGTAAAATGCTTTAAGGACGAAGGCATACGCGTTTCATTATTTGTTGACCCGATAACTGACATGGTTGAAGCCGCCGCCGAAACCGGTACAGATCGTATTGAGCTGTACACCGAAGCGTATGCCTCTCACTACCATCAGGGCATTGAGCTGGCCGCTGCCCCGTATGTACAGGCCGGCGAAATGGCTCAAAAAGTTGGCTTAGGTTTGAATGCAGGCCATGACCTGGACTTAAAAAATTTAAAATACTTTGCCCAGCACATTCCTGGTTTGCGGGAAGTAAGCATTGGTCATGCTCTTATATGCGATTCCTTGTATTATGGCCTGGAGAATACCATCCAAATGTACCTGCAAAGACTGGCGGTATAA
- a CDS encoding glycosyl transferase family 90, producing MALERIGRALRKNKLPYYALNLLRQLLPRALHQKRLHHKLQSIKHYNKAEVLDRVNYYNKLTENTALGAEAVVLKDMPVFKSPKAYGFDTFEYTRYFKETLKACFLFGDVIHVPEVPTLQKSRPINGNNANAILLKLDKKRHFVFVKDGKPFNAKKDMLIGRSAVNQPHRVKFMEMYFGNTLCNLGQVNTNGGRAEWIKPKLSISAHLNYKFILSLEGYDVATNLKWIMSSNSIAVMPKPTYETWFMEGRLMPNVHYIEIKADYSDLEDRLKYYIAHPHEAEAIVKNANVYVKQFQNKQKEDLISLMVLQKYFDCTRQ from the coding sequence ATGGCTTTAGAGCGTATAGGCAGAGCGTTACGAAAGAACAAGCTGCCTTATTATGCCTTAAACCTATTGCGGCAGCTTTTACCCAGGGCTTTGCATCAAAAGCGTTTGCACCACAAACTGCAATCTATAAAGCATTACAACAAAGCAGAGGTACTGGATAGGGTAAATTACTACAATAAGTTAACAGAAAACACGGCGTTGGGTGCAGAGGCGGTTGTGCTTAAGGATATGCCTGTTTTTAAAAGTCCGAAAGCGTACGGCTTTGACACTTTTGAGTACACCCGTTACTTTAAAGAAACGCTAAAAGCATGCTTTCTTTTCGGTGATGTGATACATGTGCCCGAAGTGCCCACTCTTCAAAAAAGCCGCCCCATTAATGGTAATAATGCTAATGCCATACTGCTAAAACTCGACAAAAAGCGGCACTTTGTATTTGTAAAAGATGGTAAGCCGTTCAATGCCAAAAAGGATATGCTCATTGGCCGCTCGGCGGTAAACCAGCCACATAGGGTTAAGTTTATGGAGATGTATTTTGGCAATACTTTGTGCAATTTGGGCCAGGTAAACACAAACGGAGGCCGGGCCGAATGGATTAAGCCTAAATTGTCCATCAGCGCTCACCTCAATTATAAATTTATTTTGAGCTTGGAAGGGTACGATGTAGCCACCAATTTAAAATGGATCATGTCATCCAACTCTATAGCAGTAATGCCCAAACCTACTTACGAAACCTGGTTTATGGAAGGTCGGCTGATGCCCAACGTACATTATATAGAAATAAAAGCGGACTATTCCGACCTGGAAGATCGACTGAAATATTATATAGCACATCCACACGAAGCTGAAGCCATCGTCAAAAATGCCAATGTGTATGTAAAGCAGTTTCAGAATAAACAGAAAGAGGATCTCATCTCGTTAATGGTATTGCAAAAGTATTTTGACTGTACCAGGCAGTGA